One genomic segment of Mesoterricola silvestris includes these proteins:
- a CDS encoding MFS transporter → MTTTPMNEEAGRLGFAEKAGYALGDAASNFYWKTFEFFIIFFYTDIFGISAGTVGTMMLVTRVVDAVADPVMGTLADRTRTRWGHFRPYLVWFGLPLAAAGVLTFTTPALGQGAKVVYAYVTYCLLMLLYTAVNIPYSALMGVMTPNSKERTSLASFRFVGAFSVAVLVQYCTPSLAQWFGMAPALRAQHSLLAHPGAWIRWFLSKDFLALPSDLARGWQLTMGLYGLIAVALFALCFLATRERVAPPAGQDPDLRGDFRALMGSRAFVVMIVVAVAMISAFVLKGSVSAYYFKYYVHRNDLLGPFLVSNALAFLAAVMLAPPVARRFDKKVIFMAAIGVGGAIILGFWFAGPGDIAWIFALQILSSFVIGFNSPLLWAMFADTADDAEWRSGRRNTGLVFASAIFGTKIGLAVGAWITGILLTWFGYVANVDQTARSLVGIRLSMSLFPGALLILSALLMKLYPLDDRMMVRIEKDLKDRKSQA, encoded by the coding sequence GTGACCACGACCCCCATGAACGAGGAAGCCGGCCGGCTCGGATTCGCCGAGAAGGCCGGCTACGCCCTCGGCGACGCCGCCTCCAACTTCTACTGGAAGACCTTCGAGTTCTTCATCATCTTCTTCTACACCGACATCTTCGGCATCTCCGCGGGGACCGTCGGCACCATGATGCTGGTGACCCGGGTGGTGGACGCCGTGGCGGACCCCGTCATGGGCACCCTCGCGGACCGCACCCGCACCCGGTGGGGGCACTTCCGCCCCTACCTGGTGTGGTTCGGCCTGCCCTTGGCGGCCGCGGGCGTCCTCACCTTCACCACGCCCGCCCTGGGCCAGGGCGCCAAGGTGGTGTACGCCTACGTCACCTACTGCCTCCTCATGCTGCTCTACACGGCCGTGAACATCCCCTACAGCGCGCTCATGGGGGTCATGACGCCCAACAGCAAGGAGCGCACGTCCCTGGCCTCCTTCCGGTTCGTGGGGGCATTCTCGGTGGCGGTGCTGGTGCAGTACTGCACCCCCAGCCTGGCCCAGTGGTTCGGCATGGCGCCCGCCCTGCGGGCCCAGCACAGCCTGCTGGCCCACCCCGGGGCGTGGATCCGGTGGTTCCTCTCCAAGGACTTCCTGGCCCTGCCTTCGGACCTGGCCCGGGGCTGGCAGCTGACCATGGGCCTCTACGGCCTGATCGCGGTGGCCCTCTTCGCCCTGTGCTTCCTGGCCACCCGGGAGCGGGTGGCGCCCCCCGCGGGGCAGGATCCCGATCTCCGGGGCGATTTCAGGGCCCTCATGGGCAGCCGGGCCTTCGTGGTGATGATCGTGGTGGCCGTGGCCATGATCAGCGCGTTCGTCCTCAAGGGGTCGGTGTCGGCCTACTACTTCAAGTACTACGTGCACCGCAACGACCTGCTGGGCCCCTTCCTGGTGAGCAACGCCCTGGCCTTCCTGGCCGCGGTGATGCTGGCCCCGCCCGTGGCCCGGAGGTTCGACAAGAAGGTGATCTTCATGGCGGCCATCGGCGTGGGCGGCGCGATCATCCTGGGCTTCTGGTTCGCCGGGCCCGGGGACATCGCCTGGATCTTCGCCCTGCAGATCCTCTCCAGCTTCGTGATCGGGTTCAATTCGCCCCTGCTCTGGGCCATGTTCGCCGACACCGCCGACGACGCCGAATGGCGCTCGGGGCGGCGCAACACCGGGCTGGTCTTCGCCTCGGCCATCTTCGGCACCAAGATCGGCCTGGCCGTGGGGGCCTGGATCACGGGCATCCTCCTCACCTGGTTCGGCTACGTGGCCAACGTGGACCAGACCGCGCGCTCCCTGGTGGGCATCCGGCTCTCCATGAGCCTCTTCCCCGGGGCGCTGCTCATCCTCTCCGCCCTGCTCATGAAACTCTATCCCCTCGACGACCGCATGATGGTGCGGATCGAGAAGGACCTCAAGGACCGCAAGTCCCAAGCCTGA
- a CDS encoding glycosyl hydrolase family 17 protein, whose translation MRTILSLCLALSVSLGAGEPDLARQAFWGDAVCYSGYREGQDPDKGLYPTPAQVMEDLRILDRKWKVIRLYGSDRHAADVLEAIRAGKLGLRVMLGMWLSGKPGKAPENERQVAEGIRLARAYPDVVVAVSVGNEALVEWSDHRLTEPEVIAFVDRVKGAVACRVTVADDFLYWIRPGNRLAEHLDFITLHSYPMWGNQDIDEAFATTLDKFAQVRRAYPGKTIVFGEVGWATFTQGPKHAPRAGSEAKQKRYFEEMSAWARSLGVTTFIFEAFDEPWKGTGTEGHWGLFSVGRKAKPAVLGWFPELRPEGPTSPAYGDRP comes from the coding sequence ATGCGTACTATCCTCTCCTTGTGCCTCGCCCTTTCCGTATCCCTGGGCGCGGGCGAACCCGATCTTGCCCGGCAGGCCTTCTGGGGCGACGCCGTGTGCTATTCCGGATACCGGGAAGGGCAGGACCCCGACAAGGGCCTCTACCCAACCCCCGCCCAGGTGATGGAGGATCTGCGCATCCTCGACCGCAAATGGAAGGTCATCCGCCTCTACGGCTCGGACCGCCACGCCGCGGACGTGCTGGAGGCCATCCGGGCCGGAAAGCTGGGGCTGCGGGTCATGCTGGGCATGTGGCTCAGCGGAAAGCCCGGCAAGGCTCCGGAGAACGAGCGCCAGGTGGCCGAGGGCATCCGCCTGGCCCGGGCCTACCCGGACGTGGTGGTGGCCGTGAGCGTGGGCAACGAGGCCCTGGTGGAATGGTCGGACCACAGGCTCACCGAGCCCGAGGTCATCGCCTTCGTGGACCGCGTGAAGGGCGCCGTGGCCTGCCGGGTCACCGTGGCCGACGATTTCCTGTACTGGATCAGGCCCGGGAACCGCCTGGCGGAGCACCTGGACTTCATCACCCTGCACAGCTATCCCATGTGGGGCAACCAGGACATCGACGAGGCCTTCGCCACCACCCTGGACAAGTTCGCCCAGGTGCGCCGGGCCTACCCGGGCAAGACCATCGTCTTCGGGGAGGTGGGCTGGGCCACCTTCACCCAGGGCCCCAAGCACGCCCCCCGGGCGGGAAGCGAGGCCAAGCAGAAGCGCTACTTCGAGGAGATGAGCGCCTGGGCCCGGTCCCTGGGGGTGACGACGTTCATCTTCGAGGCCTTCGACGAGCCCTGGAAGGGCACGGGGACGGAAGGCCACTGGGGGCTCTTCTCCGTGGGCCGCAAGGCCAAGCCGGCCGTGCTGGGCTGGTTCCCGGAGCTGCGCCCGGAGGGGCCCACCTCCCCCGCCTACGGGGACCGCCCATGA
- a CDS encoding Ig-like domain-containing protein, with protein sequence MSTPRLRASFALLALMPLIWLLACSSSHKGGRDLTFLSVAPTHVALFPGETAQLGVTAHYSDGTTEAVTSGTTFEAAAPAVATISASGRITAVAAGTSTVSAHLGDKSADAVIDVAPAFFPVFTDAYPKGVTFVPFGGSTNAVAPDAAQPHAGAASLRIDVPSSGYTGGALKAAAVQNLSLYNAVTFWVKASKSATLNVAGLGNDGVNSDWSAEVANLPLTTSWVKQVIPLPDKAKLTATAGLFHFAEGSDEGAYSIWIDDIRYENLPAAELAAPTAATIAWAPTSVEISKSRSLGLTGTITYATPAVTVSNASLRWFTLASATPAVATVDGSGLVSGLTLGTSEITATLGGLAVPGSGTVTVITPIVPTTAPARPTVDPSKVISLLSKAYTNIPVDTWGTSWSNGNAGPNLTSLTIGGDDVKKYTNLAYVGVEFYAAGNAVDATSMTYLHVDVWTPDITDFHVKLVDFGANTVYGGGDDSESEVAVNATTTPALNATKQWVSLDIPMASFGNLASRRHLAQLLFIGATPSGTGTVYVDNVFFHNSPFIDSVPPTLAITDDVAAPTAYGPVTFTFTFSEDVGSSFLDSAVTVTGGTAGPLTKVSGTTYTLTVTPPATTAGTITVNVPAGTYSDLAGNAGTTAATRSQDYDTRVIMRQMDLPLVTFDAGNVAYGFTDFGGVTSSLAADPVTATNKVAKVVKPTTAQFWGGTTLSANGTLGFLHAIPFDAAHTRMTVRVYSPEAGTPVRLKVEDHANGTVACETEVNTTVANAWETLTFDFATPASGTPALDFAKTYDKASIFFNFMHGVGGTALGADATYYFDDVAFDHFTTLTFDNPALAYTLVGFGGAEDSTVATDPASSANKVVKVVKAAGAQTWAGTTFALGASNLALSRIPLGHGTTRILVRTYSPDAGAKVKLKVENAADGTLSCETDATTTVANAWETLVFDFATPSSGTAALNATTVYNKASIFFDFGNAGTGKTYYFDDVTFDAFEGPVTFDNFLATYVLTGFGGDEGATVEADPAGGSNLAAKVTKIAGAQTWAGVTVSTGANFSIGRIPFSAAGLNKFTLRVYSPAAGTPVLLKVEDQGNGTVSCEKQATTTGAGAWETLTFDFTGLFDATKTYDKVSIFPGFGAAGTGTVTYLDDLAFLP encoded by the coding sequence ATGTCAACCCCACGACTCCGGGCGAGCTTCGCGCTGCTGGCGTTGATGCCCCTGATCTGGCTGCTGGCCTGCTCCAGCTCCCACAAGGGGGGCCGTGACCTGACCTTCCTGTCCGTGGCGCCCACCCATGTGGCCCTCTTCCCCGGGGAGACGGCCCAGTTGGGGGTCACCGCCCACTACAGCGACGGCACCACCGAAGCGGTGACCTCCGGCACCACCTTCGAGGCCGCCGCCCCCGCCGTGGCCACCATCAGCGCCTCCGGCCGCATCACGGCGGTGGCCGCGGGCACCAGCACCGTCTCCGCCCACCTGGGCGACAAGAGCGCCGACGCCGTCATCGACGTGGCGCCGGCCTTCTTCCCGGTGTTCACGGACGCCTATCCCAAGGGCGTCACCTTCGTGCCCTTCGGGGGCTCCACCAACGCCGTGGCCCCCGACGCCGCCCAGCCCCACGCGGGCGCGGCCTCCCTGCGCATCGACGTGCCGTCCTCGGGCTACACCGGCGGGGCCCTCAAGGCCGCCGCGGTCCAGAACCTCTCGCTGTACAACGCCGTCACCTTCTGGGTGAAGGCCAGCAAGAGCGCCACCCTGAACGTGGCGGGCCTGGGCAACGACGGGGTCAATTCCGACTGGTCCGCCGAAGTGGCCAACCTTCCCCTGACCACCTCCTGGGTCAAGCAGGTCATCCCCCTTCCCGACAAGGCCAAGCTCACCGCCACCGCCGGGCTCTTCCACTTCGCGGAAGGCTCCGACGAAGGCGCCTACAGCATCTGGATCGACGACATCCGCTACGAGAACCTGCCCGCGGCCGAACTGGCCGCCCCCACCGCCGCCACCATCGCCTGGGCCCCCACCAGCGTGGAGATCTCCAAGTCCAGGTCCCTGGGGCTCACCGGCACCATCACCTATGCCACCCCCGCCGTCACCGTGAGCAACGCCAGCCTGCGCTGGTTCACCCTGGCCTCCGCGACGCCCGCCGTGGCCACCGTGGACGGCAGCGGCCTGGTTTCGGGCCTCACCCTGGGCACCTCGGAAATCACCGCCACCCTGGGCGGCCTGGCCGTGCCCGGGTCCGGCACCGTCACCGTCATCACCCCCATCGTGCCCACCACGGCGCCGGCCCGGCCCACGGTGGATCCCTCCAAGGTCATCTCCCTGCTTTCCAAGGCCTACACCAACATTCCCGTGGACACCTGGGGCACCAGCTGGAGCAACGGCAACGCGGGCCCCAACCTCACCAGCCTCACCATCGGCGGGGACGACGTCAAGAAGTACACCAACCTCGCCTACGTGGGCGTGGAGTTCTACGCCGCCGGCAACGCCGTCGACGCCACCAGCATGACCTACCTCCACGTGGACGTGTGGACCCCCGACATCACCGACTTCCACGTCAAGCTGGTGGACTTCGGCGCCAACACCGTCTACGGCGGCGGCGACGACTCGGAATCGGAAGTGGCGGTGAACGCCACCACCACCCCCGCCCTCAACGCCACCAAGCAGTGGGTGTCCCTGGACATCCCCATGGCCAGCTTCGGCAACCTGGCCAGCCGCAGGCACCTCGCCCAGCTCCTGTTCATCGGCGCCACCCCCTCGGGCACGGGCACCGTCTACGTGGACAACGTCTTCTTCCACAATTCCCCCTTCATCGATTCCGTGCCGCCCACCCTGGCCATCACCGATGACGTGGCGGCCCCCACCGCCTACGGCCCGGTGACCTTCACCTTCACCTTCAGCGAGGACGTGGGCTCCAGCTTCCTGGACTCCGCCGTCACCGTCACCGGCGGCACCGCCGGCCCCCTCACCAAGGTCAGCGGCACCACCTACACCCTCACGGTGACCCCGCCCGCCACCACCGCCGGCACGATCACGGTCAATGTCCCGGCCGGAACCTACTCCGACCTGGCGGGCAACGCCGGCACCACGGCCGCCACCCGGTCCCAGGACTACGACACCCGGGTCATCATGCGCCAGATGGACCTGCCGCTGGTCACCTTCGACGCGGGCAACGTGGCCTACGGCTTCACGGACTTCGGCGGCGTCACCTCGTCCCTCGCGGCCGATCCCGTGACCGCGACCAACAAGGTGGCGAAGGTCGTCAAGCCCACCACCGCCCAGTTCTGGGGCGGGACCACCCTCTCGGCCAACGGCACCCTGGGCTTCCTCCACGCCATCCCCTTCGATGCCGCCCACACCCGCATGACCGTGCGCGTCTATTCCCCCGAAGCCGGCACCCCGGTGCGCCTCAAGGTGGAGGACCACGCCAACGGCACCGTGGCCTGCGAGACCGAAGTGAACACGACGGTCGCCAACGCCTGGGAGACCCTCACCTTCGACTTCGCCACCCCCGCCAGCGGCACGCCCGCGCTGGACTTCGCCAAGACCTACGACAAGGCCTCGATCTTCTTCAACTTCATGCACGGCGTGGGCGGCACCGCCCTGGGCGCCGACGCCACCTACTACTTCGACGACGTGGCCTTCGACCACTTCACGACCCTCACCTTCGACAACCCCGCCCTCGCATACACCCTGGTTGGGTTCGGGGGCGCCGAGGATTCCACGGTGGCCACCGATCCCGCCAGCAGCGCCAACAAGGTGGTGAAGGTCGTCAAGGCCGCCGGCGCCCAGACCTGGGCCGGCACCACCTTCGCCCTGGGCGCCTCCAACCTGGCGCTGTCCCGGATCCCCCTGGGCCACGGCACCACCCGGATCCTGGTGCGCACCTACTCCCCCGACGCGGGCGCCAAGGTCAAGCTCAAGGTGGAGAACGCCGCCGACGGCACCCTCTCCTGCGAGACCGACGCCACCACCACCGTCGCCAACGCCTGGGAGACCCTGGTCTTCGACTTCGCCACTCCCTCCAGCGGCACCGCGGCCCTCAACGCCACCACCGTCTACAACAAGGCCTCGATCTTCTTCGACTTCGGCAATGCCGGCACCGGCAAGACCTACTACTTCGACGACGTCACCTTCGACGCCTTCGAGGGGCCGGTCACCTTCGACAACTTCCTGGCCACCTACGTCCTCACCGGCTTCGGCGGCGACGAGGGGGCCACGGTGGAAGCGGATCCCGCGGGCGGCTCCAACCTGGCCGCCAAGGTGACCAAGATCGCCGGCGCCCAGACCTGGGCGGGGGTGACCGTCTCCACCGGGGCCAACTTCTCCATCGGCCGCATCCCCTTCTCCGCCGCGGGGCTCAACAAGTTCACCCTGCGCGTCTATTCCCCGGCCGCGGGAACCCCGGTGCTCCTGAAGGTGGAGGACCAGGGCAACGGCACGGTCTCCTGCGAGAAGCAGGCCACGACCACCGGCGCCGGCGCCTGGGAGACCCTGACCTTCGATTTCACGGGCCTCTTCGACGCCACCAAGACCTACGACAAGGTTTCCATCTTCCCCGGCTTCGGAGCCGCGGGCACGGGCACCGTCACCTACCTGGACGACCTGGCCTTCCTGCCCTGA
- a CDS encoding TonB-dependent receptor produces MTMRNLLFRSSVAVMLTGGAGLMAQTTTGALSGVLTDEAGQPLRGARVALESPALFQTKVFTTDAKGEYHALLLPVGNYTIKVSAAGMIGRTAKNVRVGLGSNQTLNFALKAVQAASATVEVVGTSAAAEAKTSDKISVNYSADQLLKMPVSMQGFDAITNIAPGISGYGKEARVRGSDMNQILYSIDGINVKDDTGTYSSLYAPLPDSIEDVQVVTSGLNARNGLVSGGQVNIVTKTGSNAFEGTIRANMSRASMAADFPLTNANNNSNLLREDLTHTTDFTFSGPIIKDRLWFTLGTRVTPSQATSGLLGYTVVGVKAGQPNIPWGQVQSLLRPMATYGLNKNVDDVINTGPGGNYGNTAEDAGTKLSSSIKFQKFEGKLTGLVSANHSLSATFLEEKTTQGGVQGQRNTDPWEGNILRGIGDMVTETRAWTLGWNGMLASNWSVEARTTYAANTFNDVKNPNPGVSVSGYFASPDPAMLLRGESGPHSWLGSPDSYDYGPLLTNMSTYDVSPLKKGNSTWSLNVKTLQSFLGSHDIDLGAESVASLYNFGRSKYGNRGVFTGGWYRDSVTGKYLYPTFHRGEAGSDPTEILQMGPGENPVANGWNAWANMPNGLGTQAPFLHWEAIRGPSAHMEKFYDNPGDSKNRTTSVYVNDNWTVNNFLNVMVGARYNKLTMQDQGGNRLDDMNVFEPRLLVKFNPDGGNREVWSFSAAKLASAYSDAVANNFRGNAWEVRTVHLWNGANLDGGQPGFDTSAAFGDAPTGLHNGYTYTGQNMNGVRFVDYDTLIDPKNYGPAYDMLDARQTYIAKGLRAPYAYEFSVGYQRNYETGYFKANAIRRVYKDSIVSSIHDYGMDSMVHMVSPDPNDPLRMWKQKTSWLNSKFDRIYSGLEIAFQKQLSSRWSLIGSYTYDQSTGTNDLDYYNYKTLREKLLSPEQQERAVGKGLLSRNQIAHVFLTYTHPVGKGNVSFSLKGDTWTGGVIQAQGWTDYRSLAGFSALQLPGGINGERVIDVDQRTSNWQTYFPTYYGDMGAFKTGVDYYQVGAKVQWDIPLGLGKVRLIGFVSIDNIFNHFVMTNVYGYFTGDSPSSTVNVAPGSPMALFNGNRFYGQTPGDAGAKYGDYNQGYGGRKVGDFSIGLKF; encoded by the coding sequence ATGACCATGCGCAATTTGCTGTTTCGCTCCAGCGTCGCGGTGATGCTCACCGGGGGCGCGGGCCTGATGGCCCAGACCACCACCGGCGCCCTCAGCGGCGTGCTCACGGACGAGGCCGGCCAGCCCCTCCGGGGCGCCCGGGTCGCCCTGGAAAGCCCGGCCCTGTTCCAGACCAAGGTCTTCACCACGGACGCCAAGGGCGAGTACCACGCCCTCCTCCTGCCCGTGGGCAACTACACCATCAAGGTGAGCGCGGCCGGCATGATCGGGCGCACGGCCAAGAACGTCCGGGTGGGCCTGGGCTCCAACCAGACCCTGAATTTCGCCCTCAAGGCCGTGCAGGCCGCCTCGGCCACCGTGGAGGTGGTGGGCACCTCCGCCGCCGCCGAGGCCAAGACCAGCGACAAGATCTCGGTGAACTACTCCGCCGACCAGCTGCTGAAGATGCCCGTGTCCATGCAGGGCTTCGACGCCATCACCAACATCGCCCCGGGCATCTCCGGCTACGGCAAGGAAGCCCGGGTGCGCGGTTCCGACATGAACCAGATCCTCTACAGCATCGACGGCATCAACGTCAAGGACGACACGGGCACCTATTCCTCCCTCTACGCGCCCCTGCCGGACAGCATCGAGGACGTGCAGGTGGTGACCTCGGGCCTGAACGCCCGCAACGGGCTCGTGAGCGGCGGCCAGGTGAACATCGTCACGAAGACCGGGTCCAACGCTTTCGAGGGCACCATCCGGGCCAACATGAGCCGGGCCTCCATGGCTGCGGATTTCCCCCTCACCAACGCCAACAATAACTCCAACCTCCTGCGGGAGGACCTGACCCACACCACCGATTTCACCTTCAGCGGCCCCATCATCAAGGACCGGCTGTGGTTCACCCTCGGCACCCGGGTCACCCCCAGCCAGGCCACCTCGGGCCTGCTGGGCTACACCGTGGTGGGCGTCAAGGCCGGCCAGCCCAACATCCCCTGGGGCCAGGTGCAGAGCCTGCTGCGGCCCATGGCCACCTACGGCCTCAACAAGAACGTGGACGACGTCATCAACACCGGCCCCGGCGGCAACTACGGCAACACCGCCGAGGACGCGGGAACCAAGCTCAGCTCCTCCATCAAGTTCCAGAAGTTCGAAGGCAAGCTCACCGGCCTGGTCTCGGCGAACCATTCCCTCAGCGCCACCTTCCTGGAGGAGAAGACCACCCAGGGCGGGGTCCAGGGCCAGCGCAACACGGACCCCTGGGAGGGGAACATCCTGCGGGGCATCGGCGACATGGTCACCGAGACCCGGGCCTGGACCCTGGGCTGGAACGGCATGCTGGCCTCCAACTGGTCGGTGGAGGCCCGCACCACCTACGCCGCCAATACGTTCAACGACGTGAAGAACCCCAACCCGGGCGTTTCGGTGTCGGGCTACTTCGCCAGCCCCGACCCGGCCATGCTCCTGCGGGGCGAGAGCGGGCCCCACTCCTGGCTGGGCAGCCCCGACAGCTACGACTACGGCCCGCTGCTCACCAACATGTCCACCTACGACGTGAGCCCCCTGAAGAAGGGCAACAGCACCTGGTCCCTCAACGTCAAGACCCTCCAGAGCTTCCTGGGCAGCCACGACATCGACCTGGGCGCCGAGAGCGTGGCCAGCCTCTACAATTTCGGGCGGTCCAAGTACGGCAACCGGGGCGTGTTCACGGGCGGCTGGTACCGGGATTCCGTCACGGGCAAGTACCTCTACCCCACCTTCCACCGGGGCGAGGCGGGCTCGGACCCCACCGAGATCCTCCAGATGGGCCCCGGCGAGAACCCGGTGGCCAACGGCTGGAACGCCTGGGCCAACATGCCCAACGGCCTTGGAACCCAGGCCCCCTTCCTCCACTGGGAGGCCATCCGCGGCCCCAGCGCCCACATGGAGAAGTTCTACGACAATCCCGGCGATTCCAAGAACCGGACCACCTCCGTCTACGTCAACGACAACTGGACCGTCAACAACTTCCTGAACGTCATGGTGGGCGCGCGCTACAACAAGCTCACCATGCAGGACCAGGGGGGCAACAGGCTCGACGACATGAACGTGTTCGAGCCCCGCCTCCTGGTGAAGTTCAACCCCGACGGCGGCAACCGGGAGGTGTGGTCCTTCTCGGCCGCCAAGCTGGCCTCGGCCTATTCGGACGCGGTGGCCAACAACTTCCGCGGCAACGCCTGGGAGGTGCGCACCGTCCACCTGTGGAACGGGGCGAACCTGGACGGGGGCCAGCCCGGCTTCGACACCAGCGCCGCCTTCGGCGACGCGCCCACGGGCCTCCACAACGGCTACACGTACACCGGCCAGAACATGAACGGCGTGCGGTTCGTGGACTACGACACCCTGATCGACCCCAAGAACTACGGCCCCGCCTACGACATGCTGGACGCGCGCCAGACCTACATCGCCAAGGGCCTGCGCGCCCCCTACGCCTACGAGTTCAGCGTGGGCTACCAGCGCAACTACGAGACCGGCTACTTCAAGGCCAACGCCATCCGCCGGGTCTACAAGGACAGCATCGTCAGCTCCATCCACGACTACGGCATGGATTCCATGGTCCACATGGTCAGCCCGGACCCCAACGACCCCCTGCGCATGTGGAAGCAGAAGACCTCCTGGCTCAATTCCAAGTTCGACCGGATCTACTCGGGCCTGGAGATCGCCTTCCAGAAGCAGCTCAGCTCCCGCTGGAGCCTCATCGGGTCCTACACCTACGACCAGTCCACGGGCACCAACGACCTGGACTACTACAACTACAAGACCCTGCGCGAGAAGCTCCTCAGCCCCGAGCAGCAGGAGCGGGCCGTGGGCAAGGGCCTCCTGAGCCGCAACCAGATCGCCCACGTGTTCCTCACCTACACCCACCCCGTGGGCAAGGGCAACGTCTCCTTCTCCCTCAAGGGCGACACCTGGACGGGCGGCGTCATCCAGGCCCAGGGCTGGACCGACTACCGGTCCCTGGCGGGCTTTTCCGCCCTGCAGCTGCCCGGGGGCATCAACGGCGAGCGGGTCATCGACGTGGACCAGCGCACCTCCAACTGGCAGACCTACTTCCCCACCTACTACGGGGACATGGGCGCATTCAAGACCGGCGTGGACTACTACCAGGTGGGGGCCAAGGTACAGTGGGACATCCCCCTGGGCCTGGGCAAGGTGCGCCTCATCGGCTTCGTGTCAATCGACAACATCTTCAACCACTTCGTCATGACCAACGTGTACGGCTACTTCACGGGGGATTCCCCCAGCTCCACCGTCAACGTGGCCCCCGGGAGCCCCATGGCGCTGTTCAATGGCAACCGCTTCTACGGCCAGACCCCGGGCGACGCGGGCGCCAAGTACGGCGACTACAACCAGGGCTACGGCGGCCGGAAGGTGGGCGATTTCAGCATCGGGCTCAAGTTCTAG
- a CDS encoding XylR family transcriptional regulator: MARIRHIALLVPASGGYSRGICRGVASYALEQDNWLIFPYERAEFMKLPHWLKKGHIDGIIGFISTADLGRQITSLGVPLVDVQGEGNCPDYPWIDTDPGVVAALADEFFTKAGFNHFAFCGYPGVFFSDRRSEAFTALVRERGLTPHVYEPPPKVSSAIRQQFREMRGLEYEPNLAAWLARLPKPVAILACNDTRGQQLITACRDLGIAMPGDVSVMGVDNDEILCRLCRPTLTSIAPDTEGIGLLAGRLLTSILDGEPVEARLYKQPPLRVVERESTDVTTAENPLVLAASRVIRDRACRGVSVEQVCELAGCSRSTLDGLFRKNLGRSIAGEMVRVRLGTAMRLLENTSATLDEVAEACGFQSATYFCRFFKRESGSTPTQYRAAHAPR, translated from the coding sequence ATGGCCAGGATCCGTCACATCGCCCTCCTCGTCCCCGCCTCCGGCGGCTACAGCCGCGGCATCTGCCGGGGCGTGGCCAGCTACGCCCTGGAACAGGACAATTGGCTCATCTTCCCCTATGAACGGGCGGAGTTCATGAAGCTCCCCCACTGGCTCAAGAAGGGCCACATCGACGGCATCATCGGCTTCATCTCCACCGCGGACCTGGGCCGGCAGATCACCTCCCTGGGGGTGCCCCTCGTGGACGTGCAGGGCGAGGGCAACTGCCCCGACTACCCCTGGATCGACACCGACCCCGGGGTCGTGGCCGCCCTGGCCGACGAGTTCTTCACCAAGGCCGGCTTCAATCACTTCGCCTTCTGCGGCTACCCCGGCGTGTTCTTCTCCGACCGGCGCTCCGAAGCCTTCACCGCCCTGGTGCGGGAACGGGGCCTCACCCCCCACGTGTACGAACCGCCCCCCAAGGTCTCCAGCGCCATCCGCCAGCAGTTCCGGGAAATGCGGGGCCTGGAGTACGAACCGAACCTGGCGGCCTGGCTGGCCCGCCTCCCCAAGCCCGTGGCCATCCTCGCCTGCAACGACACCCGGGGCCAGCAGCTCATCACCGCCTGCCGGGACCTGGGCATCGCCATGCCCGGCGACGTGTCGGTCATGGGCGTGGACAACGACGAAATCCTCTGCCGGCTCTGCCGCCCCACCCTCACCAGCATCGCCCCGGACACCGAAGGCATCGGCCTCCTGGCGGGGCGGCTCCTCACCAGCATCCTGGACGGGGAACCGGTGGAGGCCCGGCTGTACAAGCAGCCCCCCCTGCGGGTGGTGGAGCGGGAATCCACGGACGTCACCACGGCGGAGAACCCCCTGGTGCTGGCCGCCTCCCGGGTGATCCGGGACCGGGCCTGCCGGGGCGTTTCCGTGGAGCAGGTGTGCGAATTGGCCGGCTGCTCCCGGTCCACCCTGGATGGGCTCTTCCGCAAGAACCTGGGCCGCTCCATCGCCGGGGAGATGGTGCGCGTGCGCCTGGGCACCGCCATGCGGCTCCTGGAGAACACCTCCGCCACCCTGGACGAGGTGGCCGAGGCCTGCGGCTTCCAGTCCGCCACCTACTTCTGCCGCTTCTTCAAGCGGGAGAGCGGCAGCACCCCCACCCAGTACCGGGCCGCCCACGCCCCCCGCTGA